A section of the Solitalea canadensis DSM 3403 genome encodes:
- the rpmG gene encoding 50S ribosomal protein L33 — protein MAKKGNRVQVILECTEHKESGMPGTSRYITTKNKKNTTERLELKKFNNILRRVTVHKEIK, from the coding sequence ATGGCTAAAAAAGGAAACAGAGTACAGGTTATTCTTGAGTGCACAGAGCACAAAGAAAGTGGTATGCCTGGTACTTCAAGATATATTACCACCAAGAACAAGAAAAACACAACTGAGCGTTTAGAATTGAAAAAATTCAATAACATCTTACGTCGTGTTACTGTTCACAAAGAAATTAAGTAA
- the ftsY gene encoding signal recognition particle-docking protein FtsY, with the protein MGLFDFFKRSKPEEVKAEQEALDKGLEKTKENVFSKLTKMIAGKSTVDDDVLDELEEILVTSDVGVSTTLKIIERIEDRVARDKYLGTSELNAILREEITGLLEENNSADFDKLNINDNARPYVIMVVGVNGVGKTTTIGKLAHKFKQSGKKVVLGAADTFRAAAVDQLHIWGDRVGVRVVSQQMGSDPASVAYDTLQSAVANGEDVAIIDTAGRLHNKVGLMNELTKIKNVMQKVVPDAPHEILLVLDASTGQNAIEQCKQFTQATDVNALALTKLDGTAKGGVVIGISDQFKIPVKYIGVGEGINDLQLFNKVEFVNSLFKN; encoded by the coding sequence ATGGGATTATTTGATTTTTTCAAACGCTCAAAACCTGAAGAAGTAAAAGCCGAGCAGGAAGCTTTAGATAAGGGTTTGGAGAAAACTAAGGAGAACGTTTTCTCTAAACTTACCAAAATGATTGCCGGTAAGTCAACCGTTGATGATGATGTGCTTGATGAACTGGAAGAAATTTTAGTAACATCTGATGTTGGTGTTTCTACCACGCTTAAAATTATTGAACGTATTGAAGACCGTGTTGCCCGCGATAAATATTTAGGCACTTCTGAACTGAATGCTATTCTTCGTGAGGAAATTACCGGATTACTTGAAGAAAACAATTCTGCTGATTTTGATAAATTAAACATCAACGATAATGCCCGCCCTTATGTGATTATGGTTGTTGGTGTAAATGGTGTTGGCAAAACTACCACTATCGGTAAACTGGCGCATAAATTTAAACAGTCAGGAAAAAAGGTTGTTCTGGGAGCTGCCGATACTTTTCGCGCTGCTGCTGTTGACCAACTACATATATGGGGCGACCGAGTAGGGGTACGTGTGGTTTCGCAACAAATGGGTTCAGACCCTGCTTCTGTTGCTTACGACACCTTACAGTCGGCTGTGGCAAATGGAGAAGACGTAGCTATTATTGATACTGCCGGACGTTTACATAATAAAGTGGGTTTAATGAACGAATTAACGAAGATCAAAAATGTAATGCAAAAGGTTGTTCCCGATGCACCGCATGAGATCCTGTTGGTTCTAGACGCTTCAACCGGACAAAACGCAATTGAACAATGTAAACAGTTTACGCAAGCAACTGATGTTAACGCATTAGCGCTAACCAAGCTAGATGGAACTGCAAAAGGTGGCGTTGTGATAGGAATTTCGGATCAGTTTAAAATCCCAGTAAAATATATAGGCGTAGGTGAAGGTATAAACGATCTGCAACTCTTCAATAAAGTTGAGTTTGTGAATTCTTTATTCAAGAATTAA
- a CDS encoding DUF4295 domain-containing protein → MAKKVVATLKTGTGKEYSKVITMVRSPKTGAYSFKEVVVHNDHVKDIIANAK, encoded by the coding sequence ATGGCTAAGAAAGTAGTTGCAACCCTCAAAACCGGTACAGGTAAAGAATATTCAAAAGTAATTACCATGGTAAGATCACCAAAAACCGGTGCATACAGCTTTAAAGAAGTGGTAGTTCACAACGACCACGTTAAAGACATTATCGCTAACGCTAAATAA
- the rpmB gene encoding 50S ribosomal protein L28, translating to MSRVCDLTGKSAMNGHNVSNSNVKTKRKFYPNLQLKKFYIPEEDRWITLKVSTSAIKTINKNGISSCIQKFLKKGYI from the coding sequence ATGTCGAGAGTTTGTGATTTAACCGGAAAAAGCGCCATGAACGGTCACAACGTTTCTAACTCAAACGTTAAAACCAAGCGCAAATTCTATCCTAACCTTCAGTTGAAGAAATTTTATATTCCAGAAGAAGATCGTTGGATTACCTTGAAAGTGTCAACTTCTGCAATTAAAACTATTAACAAAAACGGAATTTCATCTTGTATTCAGAAATTCTTGAAAAAAGGTTACATATAA